The following are encoded together in the Variovorax sp. PBS-H4 genome:
- a CDS encoding hybrid sensor histidine kinase/response regulator produces the protein MSIQSPATAPKAGPAPAHEDLGPLAWVLGEIQKSLDNASKTLKRFAREGGGSAEADLAPLRLARQQLHQAVGALQMVGHPAPALVLGAMEFAVQSFISEPARCTETAAQKIDRAGFAVSDFLNAQLGGKTVSSVALFPQYRDVLELVGNERVHPADLWDMNWRWAEIKPSPTQTAMVYDPAVRTKLDREVLKIVKNGDDQAARRLQALCLSLGRGASLPRVASFWTLAAGFFEALALALIPADVHVKRAASRVLLQYATLARGDNTVSDRLGQDLLFFCSQAVPGADDEAATLRAVRVAWGVANEQKVDYTIEQFGRFEPQVLMQARKRIETAKEMWSALSGGDVSRTRQVAETFAQLGESLQKLHPPSLPMVQALNNAVEASTRSGRPPATELAMEVATSVLYLEAAFEDLDPHDRQLTARTVQLAGRIERAREGGRSEPLEPWMEELYRRVSDRQTMGTVVGELRSHLSELEKSLDQFFRRPTEKGLLRTVPTQLLQMKGVFSVLGLDQAAQTVQRMRENVDRLLAVEASARDAADFDPLGNNLGALGFLIDMLSYQPALAKRLFVFDAEAGELKPLMGRQAAEAGAPAAGAPVSFASASGPVSVTDTVLSVEEVDAQIAAKLAALATPARKPPPPIEEVSRPSASWTAKITGPAPLEGLPDTEVRELEEDDLQNIFLDEAREVLHNGLAAVSALGSRPDDNGELTVLRRAFHTLKGSSRMVGLMDFGEAAWSFEQVLNTWLADQRPATPELLAGTRRALTDFAKWVEAIAANEPHGWQSAPFRSIAESLRNGEPIAPHAPVADADTLVAAARHIAAEEILADVKAVPEAEPDSAAQPEPLPFPELPDLELGPLTFDAPAEAPRAAESESARAEVQAHSAAADDDFASTDFLDFDDRSTSPPDEPQLPAELEEIDFLETAQASFEPSLSAPAADPAVALEADPLPMPLLKEASVEEESRHESLPDLSLELRLDSASEEAFAEPHIEAEPEPLAEPPVSAPALPEAAPAEVLPAAGGDDQVKVIGPLRIGIALYNVYLVEADEWSRQLAHEVGEWALESHRQVPESAINLAHSLAGSSSTVGFQGLSDMARSFEAALQHLYMQGRGGTTAQGAVLVAAAEELRRLLHQFAAGFLKEPAVATLRALREVAESPMPLETGETAAVAAAVLRPGGADVALDEGEDAIDVADAVDVDLFPIFEEEAAELLPQLGSALREWSLHLGDPAPRAATLRTLHTLKGSARLAGAMRLGERAHRMESEIEAIGSEGADRGAVEQLLARFDTLQATFDALRAADDAMQSELSKRAVAVAPSAEASPEAAETDAAAEVISASDGQTDEQAPRSAVALPSPSALTPLRPLSSQAVRIRTHLLDRLVAQAGEVIITRSRLEAELGQLRSSLGDLTGNLDRLRQQLRDIEVQAESQMQSRLAQAKDSQQGFDPLEFDRFTRVQELTRMMAESVNDVATVQRTLQKTVQATEDDLSAQARQTRELQRGLLRTRMVEFEGISERLYRVVRQASKDTGKQVRLDIVGGSIEMDRGVLDRMTPAFEHLLRNCVAHGIEDAAAREQAGKEPSGLIAIELHHEGNDVSVSFRDDGAGLNHRRIVERARALGLIAADHQPSEAEAAELIFTPGFSTAEQVSELAGRGIGMDVVRAQVAALGGRVEIQSKPGEGTQFKLVLPLTTAVTHVVMLRAGSTSIGVPSNLVELVQRAGASELETAYLEQRYSFGGEQVPFFWAGALLQSSARSERGTGKANTIVIVRSAAQRVALHVDEVLGNQEVVVKNLGPQLSRLPGMAGISVLASGAVALIYNPVALAAVHGEQARHFQASGASAAASARGADTLPAPTAPLQIPLVLVVDDSITVRRVTQRLLQREGYRVSLAADGLQALERLQQERPAVVLSDIEMPRMDGFDLARNIRADASLAGLPIIMITSRIAEKHHDHARALGVNHYLGKPYAEDELLRLVRHYTSAEVPEAMAA, from the coding sequence GTGTCGATCCAAAGCCCCGCCACCGCCCCGAAAGCCGGTCCCGCGCCGGCCCATGAAGATCTCGGGCCGCTGGCCTGGGTGCTCGGAGAGATCCAGAAGTCGCTGGACAACGCAAGCAAGACGCTGAAGCGCTTTGCGCGGGAGGGCGGCGGCAGCGCAGAAGCCGACCTCGCACCGTTGCGCTTGGCCAGGCAGCAGTTGCATCAGGCGGTCGGCGCCCTGCAGATGGTGGGGCACCCCGCTCCTGCGCTGGTGCTGGGAGCGATGGAATTCGCCGTACAAAGCTTCATTTCCGAGCCGGCTCGCTGCACCGAGACCGCGGCCCAGAAGATCGACCGCGCCGGGTTCGCTGTCTCCGACTTCCTCAACGCGCAGCTTGGGGGCAAGACCGTGTCCTCGGTCGCGCTATTCCCGCAGTACCGGGATGTGCTCGAGCTGGTGGGCAACGAGCGCGTCCATCCAGCCGACCTCTGGGACATGAATTGGCGCTGGGCCGAGATCAAGCCGTCGCCCACCCAGACTGCGATGGTGTACGACCCTGCGGTGCGCACAAAGCTCGACCGTGAAGTGCTCAAGATCGTCAAGAACGGCGACGACCAGGCAGCGCGGCGGCTGCAAGCCCTGTGCCTGAGCCTCGGCCGCGGCGCTTCGTTGCCCCGGGTGGCCAGCTTCTGGACGCTGGCGGCAGGCTTCTTCGAGGCGCTGGCGCTGGCGTTGATTCCCGCCGACGTTCACGTCAAGCGCGCCGCCTCCCGAGTTCTGCTCCAGTACGCCACCTTGGCGCGCGGCGACAACACGGTTTCCGACCGCCTTGGCCAGGATCTGCTGTTCTTCTGCTCCCAGGCCGTTCCGGGTGCAGACGACGAGGCAGCCACGCTGCGCGCGGTGCGCGTTGCCTGGGGCGTGGCCAACGAGCAGAAGGTCGACTACACGATCGAGCAATTTGGCCGTTTTGAACCACAGGTGCTGATGCAGGCGCGCAAGCGCATCGAGACCGCGAAGGAAATGTGGTCGGCGCTCTCTGGCGGCGATGTCTCGCGCACGCGCCAGGTCGCCGAGACCTTCGCGCAGCTCGGTGAGTCGCTGCAAAAATTGCATCCGCCCAGCCTGCCGATGGTGCAGGCGTTGAACAATGCGGTGGAAGCCTCGACGCGCTCGGGCCGGCCGCCGGCCACCGAACTGGCGATGGAGGTCGCGACCTCGGTGCTGTACCTCGAAGCCGCTTTCGAGGACCTGGATCCCCATGATCGCCAGCTCACCGCGCGTACCGTCCAGTTGGCCGGGCGCATCGAGCGCGCGCGTGAAGGCGGCCGCTCGGAGCCGCTCGAGCCGTGGATGGAAGAGCTGTACCGCCGCGTGAGCGATCGCCAGACCATGGGAACCGTGGTCGGCGAGCTGCGCAGCCATTTGAGCGAGCTCGAGAAGTCGCTCGACCAGTTCTTCCGCCGCCCGACCGAGAAGGGCCTTCTGCGCACGGTGCCGACGCAGCTGCTGCAGATGAAGGGCGTGTTCTCGGTGCTCGGACTCGACCAGGCGGCCCAGACCGTGCAGCGCATGCGCGAGAACGTCGATCGCCTGTTGGCCGTGGAGGCATCCGCCCGCGACGCCGCCGACTTCGACCCGCTCGGCAACAACCTGGGCGCGCTCGGCTTCCTGATCGACATGCTGAGCTACCAGCCAGCCTTGGCAAAGCGTCTGTTCGTGTTCGACGCCGAAGCCGGTGAGCTCAAGCCCCTGATGGGCCGCCAGGCTGCCGAGGCAGGCGCGCCCGCGGCGGGGGCGCCGGTCTCCTTCGCCTCGGCCTCCGGGCCGGTTTCGGTCACCGACACCGTGCTCAGTGTCGAAGAGGTCGATGCCCAGATCGCGGCCAAGCTCGCCGCGTTGGCAACGCCGGCGCGAAAGCCCCCGCCCCCGATCGAGGAAGTCAGTCGCCCGAGCGCGAGCTGGACTGCCAAGATCACGGGTCCGGCGCCCCTGGAAGGCCTGCCCGATACCGAGGTGCGGGAGCTGGAGGAGGACGATCTCCAGAACATCTTCCTCGATGAGGCCCGCGAAGTGCTGCACAACGGCCTCGCCGCCGTCTCGGCGCTCGGTTCGCGGCCGGACGACAACGGCGAGCTGACGGTACTGCGCCGTGCCTTCCACACGCTCAAAGGCAGCTCGCGCATGGTCGGGCTGATGGACTTTGGCGAGGCCGCCTGGTCGTTCGAGCAGGTGCTCAATACCTGGCTGGCCGACCAACGCCCCGCCACGCCCGAGTTGCTTGCTGGAACACGCCGTGCACTGACCGATTTTGCAAAATGGGTCGAGGCCATCGCCGCTAACGAGCCGCATGGCTGGCAATCCGCACCATTTCGCAGTATCGCGGAGTCTTTGCGCAACGGCGAGCCGATCGCGCCGCATGCGCCCGTGGCCGACGCCGACACACTGGTCGCCGCGGCGCGTCACATCGCAGCCGAGGAGATCTTGGCCGACGTCAAGGCGGTGCCCGAGGCGGAGCCCGATTCGGCAGCGCAGCCCGAGCCCCTGCCTTTCCCCGAGCTGCCCGATCTGGAGTTGGGCCCGCTGACTTTCGATGCACCCGCAGAAGCGCCACGTGCGGCCGAATCCGAGTCTGCGAGGGCCGAAGTGCAGGCCCATTCCGCCGCTGCCGACGACGATTTCGCCTCGACCGATTTCCTCGACTTCGACGATCGCTCGACCTCGCCGCCCGACGAGCCGCAGTTGCCGGCCGAGCTGGAGGAGATTGACTTCCTCGAGACCGCGCAAGCGAGCTTCGAGCCTTCGCTTTCCGCGCCAGCGGCCGACCCCGCCGTCGCGCTTGAGGCCGACCCGCTTCCGATGCCGCTGTTGAAGGAAGCCTCGGTCGAGGAGGAGTCCCGGCACGAATCCTTGCCCGACCTCTCGCTGGAATTGCGCCTGGACTCGGCCTCCGAAGAGGCATTCGCCGAGCCGCATATCGAGGCGGAGCCCGAACCCCTGGCAGAGCCACCCGTCTCCGCCCCCGCACTGCCTGAAGCCGCGCCCGCCGAGGTGTTGCCGGCAGCCGGCGGCGACGATCAGGTCAAGGTGATCGGCCCGCTGCGCATCGGCATTGCGCTCTACAACGTCTATCTGGTCGAGGCCGACGAGTGGTCGCGGCAGCTGGCCCATGAAGTCGGCGAGTGGGCACTCGAATCGCACCGGCAGGTGCCGGAATCCGCGATCAACCTGGCGCATTCGCTGGCGGGCAGTTCCTCGACCGTCGGTTTCCAGGGCCTCTCGGACATGGCGCGTTCCTTCGAGGCCGCGCTGCAGCACCTGTACATGCAGGGGCGCGGCGGCACGACGGCGCAAGGCGCGGTGCTGGTGGCGGCGGCGGAGGAACTTCGGCGCCTGCTGCACCAGTTCGCCGCAGGTTTCCTCAAGGAGCCTGCCGTGGCAACGCTGCGCGCACTGCGCGAGGTTGCGGAGTCGCCGATGCCTCTCGAGACCGGCGAGACGGCGGCGGTTGCCGCCGCGGTGTTGCGTCCTGGCGGCGCCGATGTCGCACTCGACGAGGGCGAGGATGCGATCGACGTGGCCGATGCGGTCGACGTCGACCTGTTTCCGATCTTCGAGGAGGAGGCGGCCGAGCTGCTGCCGCAGTTGGGTAGCGCATTGCGCGAATGGTCACTGCATCTGGGCGACCCGGCGCCGCGCGCCGCGACGTTGCGCACGCTGCACACGCTCAAGGGCAGTGCCAGGCTGGCCGGCGCGATGCGCCTTGGCGAGCGCGCGCACCGCATGGAGTCCGAGATCGAGGCCATCGGTTCCGAGGGGGCCGACCGCGGCGCCGTCGAGCAACTGCTGGCGCGCTTCGACACGCTGCAAGCCACCTTCGATGCCTTGCGCGCCGCCGACGATGCGATGCAGAGCGAGCTCTCGAAGCGGGCCGTCGCCGTGGCGCCCTCCGCCGAGGCAAGTCCGGAAGCGGCGGAGACGGACGCTGCTGCCGAGGTCATCTCCGCTTCGGACGGCCAGACCGACGAACAAGCGCCGCGTTCCGCAGTGGCGCTGCCTTCTCCCTCGGCCCTGACGCCGCTGCGCCCGCTGTCAAGCCAGGCGGTACGCATTCGCACCCACCTGCTCGACCGCCTGGTGGCGCAAGCCGGCGAGGTCATCATTACCCGGTCACGCCTGGAGGCGGAGCTTGGCCAACTGCGCAGTTCTCTCGGCGACCTGACCGGCAACCTCGACCGTCTGCGCCAGCAGTTGCGCGACATCGAGGTCCAGGCCGAGAGCCAGATGCAGTCGCGCCTGGCGCAGGCCAAGGATTCGCAGCAGGGCTTCGATCCGCTCGAGTTCGATCGCTTCACGCGCGTGCAGGAGCTCACGCGCATGATGGCCGAGTCGGTCAATGACGTGGCGACCGTTCAGCGCACATTGCAAAAGACGGTGCAGGCCACGGAAGACGACCTCAGCGCCCAGGCACGCCAGACTCGCGAGCTGCAGCGCGGGCTGCTGCGCACGCGCATGGTGGAATTCGAAGGCATTTCCGAACGCCTCTATCGCGTGGTGCGGCAAGCCTCCAAGGACACCGGCAAGCAGGTGCGACTGGATATCGTCGGCGGCAGCATCGAGATGGACCGTGGCGTGCTGGACCGCATGACGCCCGCCTTCGAGCATCTGCTGCGCAACTGTGTCGCGCACGGCATCGAGGACGCGGCGGCGCGCGAGCAGGCCGGCAAGGAGCCCAGTGGGCTGATCGCCATCGAACTGCACCACGAGGGCAACGACGTTTCGGTGAGCTTCCGAGACGACGGTGCGGGGCTCAACCACCGTCGCATCGTCGAGCGCGCTCGCGCGCTGGGCCTGATCGCCGCGGACCACCAGCCGAGCGAGGCAGAGGCCGCAGAGCTGATCTTCACCCCCGGCTTCTCGACCGCCGAGCAGGTGTCCGAGCTGGCTGGGCGCGGGATCGGCATGGATGTCGTGCGCGCGCAGGTCGCAGCGCTCGGCGGCCGCGTCGAGATCCAGAGCAAACCGGGCGAAGGTACGCAGTTCAAGTTGGTGCTGCCCTTGACGACCGCTGTGACGCACGTGGTCATGCTTCGTGCCGGCTCCACGTCGATCGGCGTGCCATCGAACCTGGTGGAACTGGTGCAGCGCGCCGGTGCCTCCGAGCTCGAGACCGCCTACCTGGAGCAGCGCTATTCCTTCGGCGGCGAACAAGTGCCCTTTTTCTGGGCCGGCGCTCTGTTGCAGTCCTCCGCGCGCAGCGAGCGCGGGACAGGCAAGGCCAACACCATCGTCATCGTGCGAAGCGCGGCCCAGCGGGTCGCCCTGCATGTGGACGAAGTGCTGGGCAACCAGGAAGTGGTGGTCAAGAACCTCGGTCCGCAGCTCTCCCGGTTGCCAGGCATGGCCGGCATCTCGGTGCTGGCGTCGGGAGCGGTCGCGCTGATCTACAACCCTGTTGCGTTGGCTGCGGTGCATGGCGAGCAGGCGCGGCATTTCCAGGCAAGCGGCGCGTCGGCCGCTGCGTCGGCGCGCGGCGCGGACACCTTACCGGCCCCGACGGCGCCGCTGCAGATTCCGCTGGTGCTGGTGGTCGACGACTCGATCACCGTGCGGCGCGTCACGCAGCGCCTGTTGCAACGCGAGGGCTATCGCGTGTCGCTGGCGGCGGACGGCCTGCAGGCGCTCGAGCGTTTGCAGCAGGAGCGACCTGCCGTGGTGCTGTCGGACATCGAGATGCCGCGCATGGATGGCTTCGACCTCGCGCGCAACATACGCGCCGACGCCTCGCTGGCCGGCCTGCCGATCATCATGATCACCTCTCGCATCGCGGAAAAGCACCACGACCATGCGCGCGCGCTGGGCGTCAATCACTACCTCGGCAAGCCCTACGCGGAAGACGAGTTGCTGCGGCTGGTGCGGCACTACACCAGCGCCGAGGTGCCGGAGGCCATGGCGGCCTGA
- a CDS encoding methyl-accepting chemotaxis protein: MSSIADKFKKFLPVGGDNVAGRVDSGSTLSMDGSDTLQPAEEKTVLIRRDSTPEAKPDTVVLAMDAANDQSPVAAIDNDPVLAESPGAAPSAPAAGGGSLRSNPARQQRVLAIVLAAVVLLLLLVAGSAILRAERLAQQVAATGQALMQSQRLAKSVSQALVGNVPAFTEVKESSDDLTRRVQGLANGDDALKLERVGSQYEAELAKITPLVERADKSAKAVLAQQKILTQVGTALRDINRQSSDLLEMTETVASLKMQQNATLPEISAAGQLVMLTQRIGKSANEFLTVEGVSPDAVFLLGKDLNTFQEVTRGLLEGNAQQRLPGTRDAQTRQQLETILKTYEQTRTQAGAILGNLQGLVAAREAQAAILADSEPLRTSLGDLQDKLSARTGLGAGTVVMLFVLSLAALALAGAIGFVQVREGRERALAAERERIAAERASEDAGRVNAANQAAILRLMNELQTVAEGDLTQEATVTEDITGAIADSVNYTVEELRLLVGNVQNTATRVAQTTSQVESTSTELLAASTEQLREIRETGQSVLTMAERINGVSSQAQESATVARQSLEAASSGLQAVQNAIGGMNSIRDQIQETSKRIKRLGESSQEIGEITELISDITEQTNVLALNAAIQAASAGEAGRGFSVVAEEVQRLAERSADATRQISALVKAIQTDTQDAVGAMERSTQGVVEGAKLSDNAGTALSEIDRVSRRLAELIEQISQSASREADSANVVAANIQHIFAVTEQTGEGTRTTAQQVRELSHMAEELRQSVARFKIA, encoded by the coding sequence GTGAGCTCGATCGCCGACAAGTTCAAGAAATTTCTGCCTGTGGGAGGCGACAACGTCGCCGGGCGTGTCGACAGCGGGTCGACGTTGTCGATGGACGGCAGCGACACCTTGCAGCCGGCCGAGGAAAAGACGGTGTTGATCCGGCGCGATTCGACGCCGGAGGCGAAACCGGATACCGTGGTTCTCGCCATGGATGCCGCCAACGACCAGTCCCCGGTTGCTGCAATCGACAACGACCCTGTGCTGGCGGAAAGCCCGGGCGCTGCGCCCTCTGCGCCGGCTGCCGGCGGGGGCTCGTTGCGCTCCAATCCCGCCCGGCAGCAGCGGGTTCTCGCGATTGTGCTTGCCGCGGTGGTGCTCCTGCTGCTCCTGGTTGCCGGCTCCGCCATCCTGCGCGCCGAACGACTCGCGCAGCAGGTGGCCGCCACCGGACAAGCGCTGATGCAGTCGCAACGCCTGGCCAAGTCGGTATCGCAGGCGCTGGTGGGCAACGTACCGGCCTTCACGGAGGTGAAGGAGAGCTCCGACGACCTGACGCGCCGCGTGCAGGGTTTGGCCAACGGCGACGATGCGCTGAAGCTGGAGCGCGTAGGCTCCCAGTATGAAGCCGAGCTCGCCAAGATCACGCCGCTTGTCGAGCGTGCCGATAAGAGCGCCAAGGCCGTGCTGGCCCAGCAGAAGATCCTGACCCAGGTCGGCACCGCGCTGCGCGACATCAACCGCCAGTCCTCTGACCTGCTCGAGATGACCGAGACCGTGGCCTCGCTGAAGATGCAGCAGAACGCGACGCTCCCCGAAATTTCGGCTGCAGGCCAGCTCGTGATGCTGACTCAGCGCATCGGCAAGTCGGCCAACGAATTTCTGACGGTCGAGGGGGTGAGCCCCGATGCCGTGTTCCTGCTGGGCAAGGACCTGAACACTTTCCAGGAGGTCACTCGCGGCCTGCTCGAAGGCAATGCCCAGCAGCGCCTGCCGGGCACGCGCGACGCGCAAACGCGCCAGCAGCTCGAGACGATCCTGAAGACCTATGAGCAGACGCGGACGCAAGCTGGTGCCATCCTCGGGAACCTGCAGGGCCTGGTAGCCGCACGTGAGGCGCAGGCCGCGATCCTGGCCGACAGCGAGCCTCTGCGCACGTCACTGGGCGACCTGCAAGACAAGCTTTCAGCCCGCACCGGCCTTGGCGCCGGCACAGTGGTGATGCTCTTCGTCCTGTCGCTGGCTGCCCTGGCACTCGCTGGTGCAATCGGTTTCGTGCAGGTGCGCGAGGGCCGCGAGCGGGCATTGGCCGCCGAACGCGAGCGCATCGCCGCCGAGCGCGCGAGCGAGGATGCCGGTCGCGTCAACGCCGCCAACCAAGCCGCCATTCTGCGGCTCATGAATGAACTGCAGACGGTCGCGGAGGGTGATCTGACCCAGGAGGCGACCGTGACCGAGGACATCACTGGCGCCATCGCCGACTCGGTGAACTACACGGTCGAGGAACTGCGATTGCTCGTGGGCAACGTGCAGAACACGGCCACTCGCGTCGCGCAGACCACCTCACAGGTGGAAAGCACCTCGACCGAGCTGCTCGCGGCCTCCACAGAGCAGCTGCGCGAGATCCGCGAGACCGGCCAGTCGGTGCTGACCATGGCGGAGCGCATCAATGGCGTTTCTTCCCAGGCGCAAGAATCGGCCACGGTCGCGCGCCAGTCCCTGGAGGCCGCATCGTCCGGCCTGCAGGCCGTGCAGAATGCAATCGGCGGCATGAATTCGATCCGCGACCAGATCCAGGAAACCTCCAAGCGGATCAAGCGCCTTGGCGAATCGTCCCAGGAGATCGGCGAAATCACGGAGCTCATCTCGGACATTACCGAGCAGACCAACGTGCTGGCCCTGAACGCCGCGATCCAGGCGGCATCCGCCGGCGAAGCGGGCCGCGGCTTCTCGGTCGTGGCGGAAGAAGTGCAGCGGCTGGCGGAGCGCTCTGCCGACGCCACGCGCCAGATCTCGGCGCTGGTGAAGGCCATTCAGACGGACACGCAGGATGCGGTCGGCGCCATGGAGCGCTCCACGCAAGGCGTGGTCGAAGGGGCCAAGCTTTCGGATAACGCGGGTACTGCGCTGTCCGAGATCGACCGCGTGTCGCGGCGGCTGGCGGAGCTGATCGAGCAGATCTCACAATCCGCATCGCGCGAAGCCGATTCGGCCAACGTGGTTGCTGCGAACATCCAGCACATCTTCGCTGTGACCGAACAGACCGGCGAAGGCACGCGCACCACTGCCCAGCAGGTGCGCGAGCTTTCGCACATGGCCGAGGAACTGCGCCAATCCGTGGCCCGCTTCAAGATTGCCTGA
- a CDS encoding chemotaxis protein CheW, with protein MANRDALRAFQSRLASRLQAARTSGVSASWLAVEAGEAKYLFPLGHAGEIFPWTPPQAVPYTQPWFLGVANLRGGLYGIVQLSTFASGDAGVQGDGARAQSRLVALNEMLEVNCALLIDRLVGLRGVEAFTTSQPPDGDAPAWLGHAYTDAAGERWQEINLQALSQQPQFLSIGA; from the coding sequence ATGGCCAACCGCGACGCTCTCCGCGCTTTCCAGTCCCGGCTCGCCAGTCGCCTGCAGGCGGCGCGCACGTCCGGCGTATCCGCCTCCTGGCTCGCTGTCGAGGCGGGCGAGGCGAAGTACCTGTTTCCCCTCGGACATGCCGGCGAGATCTTTCCCTGGACCCCGCCGCAGGCGGTGCCGTACACACAGCCGTGGTTCCTGGGGGTTGCCAACCTGCGCGGCGGCTTGTACGGCATCGTCCAACTGTCCACCTTCGCTTCCGGCGATGCCGGCGTCCAGGGCGACGGGGCACGTGCCCAGTCTCGCTTGGTGGCGCTCAACGAAATGCTGGAAGTCAACTGCGCACTCCTGATCGACCGGCTGGTGGGCCTGCGCGGCGTTGAAGCCTTCACAACCTCGCAGCCGCCGGACGGCGACGCCCCTGCTTGGCTCGGCCATGCCTACACCGACGCTGCCGGTGAGCGCTGGCAGGAAATCAACCTGCAGGCGCTGTCGCAGCAACCGCAGTTTTTGAGTATCGGCGCCTGA
- a CDS encoding response regulator, with translation MAIRKVLVVDDSKTELIFLTDLLQKNGFSVKTAENAEDAMRRLEEEQPDLILMDIVMPGQNGFQLTRAIARNPQYASVPIIMCTSKNQETDRLWGMRQGARDYIVKPVNAAELIAKISALA, from the coding sequence ATGGCAATTCGCAAAGTGCTCGTGGTCGACGACTCCAAGACGGAGTTGATCTTCCTGACCGATCTTCTCCAGAAGAATGGTTTCTCGGTAAAGACCGCCGAGAACGCAGAGGACGCCATGCGCCGCCTCGAGGAAGAGCAACCCGATCTGATCCTCATGGACATCGTGATGCCGGGCCAGAACGGTTTCCAGCTCACCCGTGCAATTGCTCGCAACCCGCAGTACGCGTCGGTGCCTATCATCATGTGCACCAGCAAGAACCAGGAAACCGACCGGCTCTGGGGCATGCGGCAGGGCGCTCGTGACTACATCGTCAAGCCGGTGAACGCGGCCGAACTGATTGCCAAGATCAGCGCGCTGGCCTGA
- a CDS encoding response regulator has translation MSSNGSGYKVLVIDDSNTIRRSAEIFLKQGGHEVLLAEDGFDALSKVNDHKPHLIFCDILMPRLDGYQTCAIIKRNAHFSSVPVVMLSSKDGVFDKARGRMVGSQDYLTKPFTKDQLLQAVQQFGVVSQEVQ, from the coding sequence ATGAGCTCGAATGGATCCGGTTACAAGGTTCTCGTCATCGACGACAGCAACACCATCCGTCGCAGTGCCGAAATTTTTCTCAAGCAAGGTGGCCATGAAGTGCTGCTGGCGGAGGATGGTTTCGATGCGCTGTCGAAGGTGAACGACCACAAGCCGCACCTGATTTTCTGCGACATTCTCATGCCGCGCCTGGACGGCTACCAGACCTGCGCCATCATCAAGCGCAACGCCCACTTTTCCAGTGTGCCGGTCGTGATGCTGTCTTCCAAGGACGGAGTATTCGACAAGGCCCGCGGCCGCATGGTCGGCTCCCAGGACTACCTTACCAAACCCTTCACCAAAGACCAGCTGCTGCAGGCCGTGCAGCAGTTCGGCGTCGTTTCGCAGGAAGTGCAGTAA
- a CDS encoding rubredoxin — protein MNTKTWMCLICGWIYDESVGVPEDGIAPGTPWADVPMNWTCPECGARKEDFEMVEI, from the coding sequence ATGAACACGAAAACCTGGATGTGCCTGATTTGCGGGTGGATCTATGACGAATCTGTAGGGGTGCCCGAAGATGGTATTGCGCCCGGCACACCATGGGCAGATGTTCCGATGAATTGGACCTGTCCGGAATGCGGGGCTCGCAAGGAAGACTTCGAGATGGTTGAAATCTGA
- the thiD gene encoding bifunctional hydroxymethylpyrimidine kinase/phosphomethylpyrimidine kinase — protein sequence MTTYLLPMEQGHKVSDLTDPASGEISAEDEATLPCVLVFNASDPSGAGGLACDAVAIASVGAHMLPVVTGAYARDTSEIFDHFPFDEEAVAEQARTILEDVEVQLIKVGFVGSPENLSTVAETATDYPEVPVVAYMPNLSWWEDTQIEAYLDAFRELVLPQTTVLVGNHSTLWRWLLPDWAGERPPSARDIARAAGEMGVPYTLVTGMVLPDQYFDNVLASPQSVLASEKYERLDAVFAGAGDTLSAALAALLASGTDLAAAATEALSYMDRCLDAGFRPGMGHVLPDRLFWAQSEEDEENDDLLSPIDLALPPPDTRH from the coding sequence ATGACAACTTACTTATTACCAATGGAGCAAGGCCACAAAGTGAGCGATCTTACCGACCCCGCCAGCGGCGAAATCAGCGCCGAGGACGAAGCGACTCTGCCTTGCGTGCTGGTCTTCAACGCCAGCGACCCGAGCGGTGCCGGCGGCCTCGCGTGCGACGCCGTCGCAATTGCCTCGGTCGGCGCCCACATGTTGCCGGTCGTGACGGGCGCCTATGCGCGCGATACCTCCGAGATCTTCGATCACTTTCCATTCGACGAGGAGGCCGTCGCCGAGCAGGCGCGCACGATCCTCGAGGACGTTGAGGTGCAGCTGATCAAGGTGGGCTTCGTCGGGTCCCCCGAAAACCTGAGCACCGTGGCTGAAACTGCGACCGACTATCCCGAGGTCCCCGTGGTCGCCTACATGCCCAACCTGTCCTGGTGGGAGGACACGCAGATCGAGGCATACCTCGACGCCTTTCGCGAACTGGTGCTGCCGCAGACGACCGTGCTGGTCGGCAACCACAGCACGCTCTGGCGCTGGCTGCTGCCCGACTGGGCCGGCGAGCGCCCGCCCAGCGCCCGGGACATCGCACGCGCCGCAGGTGAAATGGGCGTGCCCTACACGCTGGTGACAGGAATGGTGCTGCCCGACCAATACTTCGACAACGTCCTGGCCTCGCCGCAATCGGTGCTCGCCAGCGAGAAGTACGAGCGGCTCGACGCCGTTTTCGCCGGCGCCGGTGACACCCTCTCCGCAGCGCTGGCCGCACTGCTCGCCAGCGGCACCGACCTGGCCGCCGCTGCTACCGAGGCACTGAGCTACATGGACCGCTGCCTGGACGCGGGTTTCCGTCCCGGCATGGGCCACGTGCTGCCGGACCGCCTCTTCTGGGCCCAGTCCGAGGAGGACGAGGAGAATGACGACCTTCTCTCACCCATCGATCTCGCCCTGCCGCCACCCGACACCCGACACTAG